A region from the Sphingomonas sp. S2-65 genome encodes:
- a CDS encoding F0F1 ATP synthase subunit A has translation MHQFEVQTIWDGFNLAGHQIAFTNSALWMCVAAVALWVFMLGGLKRAIVPGRWQMMVETFTNFIDNLLKANIGKEGRKFTPYVFSLFMFILFANVLGLLPFGIVGVHPFTVTSHFTVTGVLAILSFAIVLVVGFAKHGFRFFSLFAPKGTPIPVLLLVAPIEFVSFMVRPFSLALRLFVAMTAGHILLKVLAGFIINAGNTSAGLGILVGVPSFALMAGVSALEMLVAGVQAYVFALLTSLYINDAVHLHDHH, from the coding sequence ATGCACCAGTTCGAGGTGCAGACCATCTGGGACGGCTTCAACCTGGCCGGCCACCAGATCGCGTTCACCAACTCGGCCTTGTGGATGTGCGTCGCGGCCGTGGCGCTGTGGGTGTTCATGCTGGGCGGCCTGAAGCGCGCGATCGTGCCGGGACGCTGGCAGATGATGGTCGAGACCTTCACCAACTTCATCGACAACCTTCTGAAGGCGAACATCGGCAAGGAAGGGCGCAAGTTCACGCCCTACGTGTTCTCGCTGTTCATGTTCATCCTGTTCGCCAACGTGCTCGGCCTGCTGCCGTTCGGCATCGTCGGCGTGCACCCCTTTACGGTCACCAGCCACTTCACCGTCACCGGCGTGCTGGCGATCCTGAGCTTCGCGATCGTGCTGGTCGTCGGCTTCGCCAAGCATGGCTTCCGCTTCTTCTCGCTGTTCGCGCCGAAGGGCACGCCGATCCCGGTGCTGCTGCTCGTGGCCCCGATCGAGTTCGTCTCGTTCATGGTGCGCCCGTTCAGCCTGGCGCTGCGGCTTTTCGTGGCGATGACCGCGGGGCACATCCTGCTCAAGGTGCTGGCCGGCTTCATCATCAACGCGGGTAACACCAGCGCGGGCCTGGGCATCCTGGTCGGCGTGCCGAGCTTCGCGCTGATGGCCGGTGTGTCGGCACTCGAAATGCTGGTGGCGGGCGTGCAGGCCTATGTCTTCGCGCTGCTGACTTCGCTCTACATCAACGATGCCGTGCACCTGCACGACCATCATTGA
- a CDS encoding F0F1 ATP synthase subunit B — protein MAEAQAQAQAQAQDAGVAVDNNLTAARHGEGMALRDTGEHALSTEEGGIGPTGTHHPDPSVFGLDATVWVSIAMAVFLAVLVFKRVPAAITRGLDNQIAAIRSRLDEAKQLRAEAEALRDEYARKIASIETEAQAMIAHAEEEAKGVLAKAEADATELTVRRAKMAEDKIAAAERAAVDAIRAKAADAATQAAAAIIAQKHDAAADRSLVDHTISGLGRLN, from the coding sequence ATGGCTGAGGCACAGGCACAGGCACAGGCACAGGCACAGGACGCCGGCGTGGCGGTCGACAACAATCTGACCGCCGCGCGTCACGGCGAGGGCATGGCCCTGCGTGACACCGGCGAGCACGCGCTGTCGACCGAAGAGGGCGGCATCGGCCCGACGGGCACGCATCATCCCGATCCTTCGGTGTTCGGGCTGGACGCCACCGTCTGGGTTTCGATCGCGATGGCGGTTTTCCTGGCCGTGCTGGTGTTCAAGCGCGTGCCGGCGGCGATCACCCGCGGACTGGACAACCAGATCGCGGCGATCCGCTCGCGGCTGGACGAAGCCAAGCAGCTTCGCGCCGAGGCCGAGGCGCTGCGCGACGAATATGCGCGCAAGATCGCGTCGATCGAAACCGAGGCGCAGGCGATGATCGCCCATGCCGAGGAAGAAGCAAAGGGCGTGCTTGCCAAGGCCGAGGCCGACGCGACCGAGCTGACGGTCCGTCGCGCCAAGATGGCCGAGGACAAGATCGCCGCGGCCGAACGCGCCGCCGTGGACGCGATCCGCGCCAAGGCAGCCGACGCGGCGACTCAGGCGGCTGCCGCGATCATCGCGCAGAAGCACGATGCCGCTGCCGACCGCTCGCTGGTCGACCACACGATCTCGGGGCTTGGCCGGCTCAACTGA
- a CDS encoding ATPase has product MPQIEQIADTYASQIFWTLLAFGFVFFVVGLGMLPRVLSTVDLRDQTVTSDLAAADAARTAADTAEEQWRTRENAAREAATSRVAEARAQGAAAAEARLKAAGATQEAAIAAAEARIASATVAATAEIEAVAADAARDIVARLSGAEVSAVEAENAVKAVLHG; this is encoded by the coding sequence ATGCCTCAGATAGAACAGATCGCCGATACCTACGCGTCCCAGATCTTCTGGACGCTGCTGGCGTTCGGCTTCGTCTTCTTCGTGGTCGGCCTGGGCATGCTGCCCCGGGTGCTGTCCACCGTCGATCTGCGCGACCAGACCGTGACGAGCGACCTGGCGGCGGCGGATGCTGCCCGCACGGCTGCCGACACGGCGGAGGAGCAGTGGCGGACGCGTGAGAATGCAGCGCGCGAAGCGGCGACCTCGCGGGTTGCCGAAGCGCGGGCGCAGGGTGCTGCGGCTGCGGAAGCGCGGCTCAAGGCTGCCGGTGCCACCCAGGAAGCGGCGATCGCCGCGGCCGAGGCTCGCATCGCCAGCGCGACCGTCGCAGCGACCGCGGAGATCGAGGCAGTGGCGGCCGACGCCGCGCGCGACATCGTCGCACGCCTGTCGGGCGCCGAGGTTTCGGCTGTGGAAGCCGAGAATGCAGTGAAGGCGGTGCTCCATGGCTGA
- the radC gene encoding RadC family protein, protein MPGEPSDNSGHRARLRQRLFEGGPDALLDHELIEYLLALAIPRRDTKPLAKALLHEFGGIAGLLTADAEALARVPGMGETSAAALKAAHAAALRLLRSQVAARPVLANWQALLDYLRADMAHHVIERVRVLHLNSKNMLIRDELMNEGSVDEAPVYVREVIRRAIDLGSAAIILVHNHPSGDPSPSRADIEITRAVAEAGKRLNITVHDHVIIGTEGHTSLRAKGLI, encoded by the coding sequence ATGCCTGGAGAGCCCTCCGACAATAGCGGTCATCGCGCGCGGCTGCGACAGCGTTTGTTCGAAGGCGGGCCCGACGCCCTGCTCGACCATGAACTGATCGAATATCTGCTCGCCCTGGCGATCCCCCGCCGCGACACCAAGCCGCTGGCCAAGGCGCTGCTGCACGAATTCGGCGGCATCGCCGGCTTGCTCACCGCCGATGCCGAGGCGCTGGCGCGGGTGCCCGGCATGGGCGAGACCAGCGCCGCCGCGCTGAAGGCCGCCCATGCCGCCGCGCTCCGCCTGCTGCGCAGCCAGGTCGCCGCGCGGCCGGTGCTCGCCAACTGGCAGGCGCTGCTCGACTATCTCCGCGCCGACATGGCGCACCATGTCATCGAGCGGGTGCGGGTCCTGCACCTCAATTCCAAGAACATGCTGATCCGCGACGAGCTGATGAACGAAGGCTCGGTGGACGAGGCCCCGGTCTATGTCCGCGAAGTGATCCGCCGCGCAATCGACCTGGGCTCCGCGGCGATCATCCTGGTCCACAACCACCCCTCAGGCGACCCCTCACCCTCGCGCGCGGACATCGAGATCACCCGAGCAGTGGCCGAAGCCGGCAAGCGGCTCAACATCACCGTCCACGACCACGTCATCATCGGCACCGAAGGGCATACGAGTCTCAGGGCGAAGGGGCTGATCTAG
- a CDS encoding AtpZ/AtpI family protein, with protein sequence MAEEEPGLKPLQEDARITSLDERLRRAKLEEAVRNGAPTGEADANYRLGNRVLAELIGGMIGGAVIGYTLDWLLGTSPWLLLTLLFLGIASAFRNIIRISNQRSK encoded by the coding sequence ATGGCAGAGGAAGAGCCCGGGCTGAAACCCCTTCAGGAGGATGCACGCATCACGTCGCTCGACGAGCGGCTGAGGCGGGCAAAATTGGAAGAGGCGGTCAGGAACGGCGCACCGACGGGCGAGGCTGATGCCAATTATCGCCTGGGCAATCGGGTGCTGGCCGAACTGATCGGCGGCATGATCGGCGGGGCAGTGATCGGCTATACGCTCGATTGGCTGCTCGGCACGTCACCCTGGCTCCTGTTGACGCTCCTTTTCCTCGGAATTGCGAGTGCTTTCAGGAACATCATACGGATTTCGAACCAGCGCTCGAAGTGA
- a CDS encoding F0F1 ATP synthase subunit C translates to MDADSIKLLGAGLAAIGAGLAALGVGNVFSAYLQGALRNPGAAASQQGNMFIGFAAAELLGLLAFVVAVLLIFVA, encoded by the coding sequence ATGGACGCAGACTCGATCAAGCTCCTCGGCGCCGGCCTTGCAGCAATCGGCGCCGGCCTGGCCGCGCTGGGCGTGGGCAACGTCTTCTCGGCTTACCTGCAGGGCGCGCTGCGCAACCCGGGTGCCGCTGCCAGCCAGCAGGGCAACATGTTCATCGGCTTCGCGGCCGCCGAGCTTCTCGGCCTGCTCGCATTCGTCGTTGCAGTGCTGCTGATCTTCGTCGCCTAA